The following proteins come from a genomic window of Denitromonas sp.:
- a CDS encoding SLC13 family permease, with product MRMFNLGIAVGLFVGLNLALTPSLGATGGGLALVATIAWLWTTEALHVSVTAVLVPLLAAVSGVLPFDGALRQFADPVIFLFLGGFALAAGLQRQGLDRWMAAQVIRRAGNRLDRAARWLFGLTAFLSMWISNTATAAMMLPLALGLLGSLPIERHRPAYLYVLLGVAFSANIGGIGTLVGSPPNAIAAAQVGLGFAGWLVWGLPLVLVLMPLMEVALRFALKPDLSAEVELPPAQAAWTRPQKQMLALFGATVLLWVFGAPLNAWLEMGRGYDAAVAVFALVMLHALRLTEWKAVERSTEWGVLLLFGGGLTLSRALSESGAAAWLAGQLGGPLATLPAFVCLGLMILFALLITEVTSNTASAALLIPLFIGLAPQIDSTPLAVLVAVGTSCAFLLPVATPPNAIVFGSGHVPQRVMIRAGLWVSVLVYPVLVAVGALVL from the coding sequence ATGCGGATGTTCAACCTCGGTATCGCGGTCGGCCTTTTCGTCGGCCTCAACCTGGCCCTGACGCCCTCGCTGGGTGCCACCGGCGGCGGCCTGGCGCTGGTGGCGACCATCGCCTGGCTGTGGACCACCGAGGCCCTGCATGTCAGCGTCACCGCCGTGCTCGTGCCCCTGCTCGCCGCGGTCAGCGGGGTCCTGCCCTTTGACGGCGCGCTGCGGCAGTTTGCCGACCCGGTGATCTTCCTGTTCCTCGGCGGCTTCGCGCTGGCCGCCGGCCTGCAACGCCAGGGGCTGGATCGCTGGATGGCCGCGCAGGTGATCCGCCGCGCCGGCAACCGGCTCGACCGCGCCGCGCGCTGGCTGTTCGGCCTCACCGCCTTCTTGTCGATGTGGATCAGCAACACCGCCACCGCGGCCATGATGCTGCCGCTGGCCCTCGGCCTGCTCGGCTCGCTGCCCATCGAGCGCCACCGGCCGGCCTACCTGTATGTGCTGCTGGGGGTGGCGTTTTCGGCCAACATTGGCGGCATCGGTACGCTGGTGGGCAGCCCGCCCAACGCCATCGCGGCGGCACAGGTGGGGCTCGGCTTTGCCGGCTGGCTGGTGTGGGGGCTGCCGCTGGTACTGGTGCTGATGCCGCTGATGGAGGTGGCCCTGCGCTTTGCGCTCAAGCCCGACCTGAGCGCCGAGGTCGAGCTGCCGCCAGCGCAGGCGGCCTGGACGCGGCCGCAGAAGCAGATGCTGGCGCTGTTCGGCGCCACGGTGCTGCTGTGGGTGTTCGGTGCGCCGCTCAATGCCTGGCTGGAGATGGGGCGCGGCTATGACGCCGCGGTCGCCGTATTCGCGCTGGTGATGCTCCACGCCCTGCGCCTGACCGAATGGAAAGCGGTTGAGCGCAGCACCGAATGGGGCGTGCTGCTGCTCTTCGGTGGCGGGCTCACGCTCAGTCGCGCGCTGTCCGAAAGCGGCGCCGCGGCCTGGCTGGCCGGGCAGCTGGGCGGGCCGCTGGCAACCTTGCCGGCCTTTGTCTGCCTGGGGCTGATGATCCTCTTTGCGCTGCTCATCACCGAAGTCACCAGCAACACCGCCAGCGCCGCCTTGCTGATCCCGCTGTTCATTGGCCTGGCGCCGCAGATCGACTCAACACCGCTGGCCGTGCTGGTGGCGGTGGGCACCTCCTGCGCCTTCCTGCTACCAGTGGCCACCCCGCCCAACGCCATCGTCTTCGGCAGCGGCCATGTACCCCAGCGGGTGATGATCCGCGCCGGGCTGTGGGTGTCGGTGCTGGTGTATCCGGTGCTGGTGGCGGTCGGCGCGCTGGTGCTGTAG
- a CDS encoding ATP-dependent nuclease, translating into MKYRESETDKKLRNWFTNDYTRTLLRKISLDNGELRGLSPFSLSLDYPITAIAGRNGAGKSTILAMACCAYHNSRQGFKQKRRRLPYYTFSDFFIQHTEEIPPQGIEIRYIFATNKLKKTDENPEGEGLGYQKRWKRKGGKWNDYANRLHSNVAFLGIDRIVPHSERSQSKSYSKAFKESTPQGWEEKIAEIVGYILGKKYDELRYLEHSKYDLPIVECNGIKYSGLNMGAGENALFEIFRVIYSCGPRALLVIDEIELGLHIDAQRKLIRKPKESCLENKIQIVCTTHSKEIFENLPPDARRYIECINGNTIVTEGISPGFAMAKMGALEHKELEIMLEDGVASDILAFSLPTEVRQRVRWKPVGSASALSRQLAAAYARDEKSAIFAIFDGDQRKFQNDNLNHARAMAELTDGDFEDWFTQRISYLPGDQWPEAWLIQRNLEHLDSLAALLSTDSSRLSEIIEYGLQAGKHNEFFEISKHLGLEKHQCIQYFMINLKAHSPAIFDELIDSIKNSIHR; encoded by the coding sequence ATGAAATACCGAGAGAGTGAAACAGATAAGAAACTGCGGAATTGGTTTACTAACGACTACACGCGGACACTACTTCGAAAAATTTCCTTAGACAACGGTGAGCTCAGAGGGTTGTCTCCCTTCTCACTTTCGCTTGACTATCCAATAACTGCAATTGCAGGAAGAAACGGCGCAGGAAAATCAACCATCTTGGCAATGGCATGTTGCGCCTATCATAACAGCCGGCAAGGCTTTAAACAAAAACGTCGCCGCTTACCATATTACACATTCTCCGATTTTTTCATCCAACATACAGAAGAAATCCCACCTCAGGGTATAGAAATACGCTATATTTTTGCCACAAACAAACTCAAGAAAACCGATGAAAACCCAGAAGGCGAAGGGCTTGGATATCAAAAAAGATGGAAGCGAAAAGGTGGAAAGTGGAATGATTACGCCAACAGGCTTCATTCCAATGTAGCCTTTCTTGGGATTGACAGAATTGTCCCTCACAGCGAGCGAAGTCAGTCGAAATCATATTCGAAAGCCTTCAAAGAATCTACGCCCCAGGGCTGGGAGGAAAAAATAGCAGAAATTGTCGGCTACATCCTTGGAAAGAAGTACGATGAGTTGAGATATCTAGAGCACTCAAAGTACGACCTCCCCATAGTTGAGTGCAACGGGATCAAATACTCCGGATTAAATATGGGGGCAGGCGAGAACGCCCTCTTTGAGATCTTTAGGGTTATTTATTCATGCGGCCCCAGAGCTCTACTTGTTATAGACGAAATTGAGCTAGGCTTGCACATCGACGCACAAAGAAAACTCATCAGAAAGCCAAAAGAATCATGCCTAGAGAACAAAATTCAAATAGTATGCACAACGCACTCTAAAGAAATATTTGAAAATCTTCCACCAGATGCTAGAAGATACATTGAATGCATAAATGGGAACACAATCGTAACCGAGGGAATCTCTCCCGGATTTGCCATGGCAAAAATGGGGGCACTGGAGCACAAAGAACTCGAAATCATGCTAGAAGACGGTGTCGCATCAGACATTCTTGCGTTTTCTTTACCGACTGAAGTTCGCCAAAGAGTGCGATGGAAACCAGTTGGCTCAGCATCCGCTTTATCTAGGCAGCTGGCCGCAGCATATGCAAGAGATGAAAAAAGTGCCATTTTTGCTATTTTTGATGGCGACCAAAGAAAATTTCAAAACGACAATCTGAACCATGCACGAGCTATGGCAGAGCTCACAGACGGTGACTTCGAGGATTGGTTCACGCAGCGAATATCGTATCTCCCAGGAGACCAATGGCCGGAAGCTTGGTTGATTCAAAGAAATCTAGAGCATTTAGATAGTCTGGCCGCACTGCTGTCCACAGATTCTAGTAGATTATCAGAAATCATTGAATATGGCCTACAAGCCGGAAAGCATAATGAATTTTTCGAGATATCAAAACATCTCGGCTTGGAGAAGCATCAATGCATTCAATATTTTATGATTAATTTAAAAGCCCATTCACCAGCGATTTTTGATGAGCTCATAGACTCCATAAAAAACTCAATTCATCGCTAG
- a CDS encoding SDR family oxidoreductase, whose translation MFSLQDKIAIVTGASSGIGRAAALAFAGAGARVVVTARRIDALDALVDEIGAAGGTAYALAGEAADAAFAQQLVDATVDRFGGLDIAFNNAGTLGTMGPTPELPLAGWHETLAVNLSSAFYAARAQIPAMRQRGGGALIFTSSVVGSTTAFAGMAAYAASKAGLVGLVKALAVECGPDAIRANAILPGGTDTPMGRTVANSPEALAHVTGLHALGRLAQPEEIASAALYLASDAAAFVTGSAMVVDGGVSVFRG comes from the coding sequence ATGTTTTCGCTACAGGACAAGATCGCGATTGTGACGGGCGCCAGCTCGGGCATTGGCCGGGCGGCGGCGCTGGCGTTTGCCGGGGCCGGGGCGCGGGTGGTGGTGACGGCGCGGCGGATCGATGCGCTGGATGCGCTGGTGGACGAGATCGGCGCGGCCGGCGGCACGGCGTATGCGCTGGCCGGCGAGGCGGCGGACGCGGCGTTTGCGCAGCAGCTGGTGGATGCCACGGTGGACCGCTTCGGCGGGCTGGACATCGCCTTCAACAACGCGGGCACGCTGGGCACCATGGGGCCCACACCGGAGTTGCCGCTGGCCGGCTGGCACGAGACGCTGGCGGTGAACCTGTCGAGCGCCTTCTACGCAGCGCGGGCGCAGATTCCGGCGATGCGGCAGCGCGGCGGTGGCGCCTTGATCTTTACCTCATCGGTGGTGGGCAGCACGACGGCATTCGCCGGCATGGCGGCGTATGCGGCGAGCAAGGCCGGGCTGGTGGGCCTGGTGAAGGCGCTGGCGGTGGAATGCGGGCCTGACGCCATCCGCGCCAACGCGATCCTGCCCGGCGGCACGGATACGCCGATGGGGCGGACGGTGGCCAATTCGCCCGAGGCGCTGGCCCATGTGACCGGCCTGCATGCGCTGGGCCGGCTGGCGCAACCGGAGGAGATCGCTTCGGCGGCACTGTATCTGGCCTCCGACGCGGCGGCCTTCGTCACCGGCTCGGCGATGGTTGTGGATGGCGGGGTGTCGGTGTTCCGCGGCTGA
- a CDS encoding ankyrin repeat domain-containing protein yields MTRSKKAALWLVLLVLLGVAGSWAYVASRTFADFESLLLCSQGKDTLIPKSICQGYLFRFGAETEDIAALNRGTGVGWVMRAEDEDDRKKLVAFLLQSGVDINTIDQRSGITALHTAVLENDLAAVELLLSNGANLAVGDRDHGRTPLEFALELETKPNQPDRGAIIQRLRAASQSGSPGYQ; encoded by the coding sequence ATGACCCGATCCAAGAAAGCCGCGCTCTGGCTCGTTTTGCTGGTCCTTCTGGGTGTTGCGGGGTCGTGGGCTTATGTTGCCTCACGCACCTTCGCCGACTTCGAATCCTTGCTCCTGTGCAGCCAGGGTAAAGACACGTTGATACCGAAATCGATCTGCCAGGGTTATCTTTTCCGCTTTGGTGCGGAGACGGAAGATATTGCCGCACTGAATCGCGGCACCGGCGTCGGCTGGGTCATGCGGGCCGAGGATGAAGACGATCGAAAAAAACTGGTCGCCTTCCTGCTCCAGAGCGGTGTCGACATAAACACCATCGATCAGCGCTCGGGAATCACCGCCCTGCACACCGCCGTCCTCGAAAACGATCTTGCTGCCGTCGAGCTGCTGCTGAGCAACGGCGCGAACCTGGCGGTCGGAGACCGCGACCACGGGAGAACGCCTCTGGAGTTTGCACTGGAACTCGAAACCAAGCCCAACCAGCCCGACAGAGGCGCGATTATTCAACGGCTTCGGGCTGCGTCACAGAGCGGATCGCCTGGCTATCAGTAG
- a CDS encoding sensor domain-containing diguanylate cyclase translates to MPPYRHRHRLFNHSRLLLILGLLLTVGFLVTSFISYEVSKRSILEAIVDQSLPLTSSNIYSEIQKDLVRPVLISSTMAHDTFLRRWVLQGEADVEEMAHYLREVRQRYGAFASFFVSERSGTYYTGDGILKQIAPDEPRDAWYYRTRALTEDYEINVDPDLANQDALTIFINYRVYDFDGNYIGATGIGLTVDAVRRLVSEHQQRFNRKIYFVNKAGKVVLVGNSAKALNVALHASAGIGPQIEHILAEDSGSYQYADADGNTQILQVNYLPELKWYLFVEQGQDAALAGIQRTLWINILISLLITTVVVSLAHLALKNYQVRIEEMATIDKLTGLLNRNAFTMLMKKLLADHKRDPQPMAFLLADIDFFKQINDRHGHMAGDDVLAGIARRLIDGLRESDLVVRWGGEELLVLLRHCDLSEALRIAESLRQGIGEEAFATNGQAIAVTISIGVAAYQAGESTEQAVSRADAALYQAKNAGRNRVCAAPGA, encoded by the coding sequence ATGCCCCCCTACCGCCACCGTCATCGTCTCTTCAATCACAGCCGACTGCTGCTGATTCTGGGGCTCCTGCTCACTGTCGGTTTTCTGGTGACCTCGTTCATCAGCTATGAGGTCTCGAAGCGCTCCATCCTCGAGGCCATTGTCGACCAGAGCCTGCCGCTGACCTCCAGCAACATCTACTCCGAGATCCAGAAGGATCTGGTGCGGCCGGTGCTCATTTCCTCGACCATGGCGCACGACACCTTCCTGCGCCGCTGGGTCTTGCAGGGCGAGGCCGATGTCGAGGAGATGGCGCACTACCTGCGGGAGGTCCGGCAGCGCTACGGCGCTTTCGCGAGCTTCTTCGTGTCCGAACGCAGCGGCACCTACTACACCGGCGACGGCATCCTCAAGCAGATAGCGCCCGACGAGCCGCGCGACGCCTGGTACTACCGCACCCGCGCGCTGACCGAAGACTATGAGATCAACGTCGACCCCGACCTGGCCAACCAGGACGCGCTGACCATCTTCATCAACTACCGGGTCTACGATTTCGATGGCAACTACATCGGCGCCACCGGCATCGGCCTGACGGTAGACGCCGTGCGCCGGCTGGTCTCCGAGCACCAGCAACGCTTCAATCGCAAGATCTACTTCGTCAACAAGGCCGGCAAGGTGGTGCTGGTGGGCAACAGCGCCAAGGCGCTGAATGTCGCCCTGCACGCCAGTGCCGGCATCGGGCCGCAGATCGAGCACATCCTGGCCGAAGACAGCGGCTCCTACCAGTATGCGGACGCCGACGGCAACACCCAGATCCTGCAGGTGAACTACCTGCCGGAGCTGAAGTGGTACCTGTTCGTCGAGCAGGGCCAGGATGCCGCGCTGGCCGGCATCCAGAGAACACTGTGGATCAACATCCTGATCAGCCTGCTGATCACCACCGTGGTGGTTTCCCTCGCCCATCTGGCGCTGAAGAACTACCAGGTCCGCATCGAGGAAATGGCCACCATCGACAAGCTGACCGGCCTGCTCAACCGCAACGCCTTCACCATGCTGATGAAGAAGCTGCTCGCCGACCACAAACGCGATCCGCAGCCCATGGCCTTCCTGCTCGCCGACATCGACTTCTTCAAGCAGATCAACGATCGCCATGGCCACATGGCCGGCGACGACGTGCTGGCCGGCATCGCCAGACGGCTGATCGACGGCCTGCGCGAATCGGACCTGGTGGTGCGCTGGGGCGGTGAGGAGCTGCTCGTCCTGCTGCGCCACTGCGACCTGAGCGAAGCGCTGCGGATCGCCGAGAGCCTGCGCCAGGGCATCGGCGAGGAGGCCTTCGCCACCAACGGCCAGGCCATTGCGGTCACGATCAGCATCGGTGTGGCCGCGTACCAGGCCGGCGAGAGCACCGAGCAGGCGGTCAGCCGCGCCGACGCCGCGCTCTACCAGGCCAAGAACGCCGGCCGGAACCGCGTCTGCGCGGCGCCCGGGGCATAG
- a CDS encoding YceI family protein: MRHLPRLLAALWLTACTTPAPPPPADARAALTPLAAPAPDAVRYRVASARSDIRFVVYRTGRLAALGHNHVIVARQVGGEIALAPDLTRTQFSLRLPVAAFAVDPPEARRDAGEGFAVQPSAEAIAGTRRNMLGPRVLDAEHHPEVAIDAVTVRGALPTPTVTVRLTLRGVARDVDVPVTVAQNGNTLTATASFDIRQTDFGITPMSVFGGALQVADAVTVRMRVVATRMP; encoded by the coding sequence ATGCGACACCTGCCCCGCCTGCTCGCCGCGCTGTGGCTCACCGCCTGCACCACGCCCGCCCCGCCCCCGCCGGCCGACGCCCGCGCCGCGCTTACACCACTGGCCGCACCGGCACCGGATGCGGTGCGCTACCGGGTGGCCAGCGCACGCTCGGACATACGCTTTGTGGTCTACCGCACCGGGCGACTGGCGGCGCTGGGGCACAACCATGTGATCGTGGCGCGGCAGGTCGGCGGCGAGATCGCGCTGGCGCCGGATCTGACGCGCACGCAGTTTTCGCTGCGCCTGCCGGTGGCGGCCTTCGCAGTCGACCCGCCCGAGGCGCGACGCGACGCGGGCGAAGGTTTCGCGGTGCAGCCGTCGGCCGAGGCCATTGCGGGCACCCGGCGCAACATGCTCGGGCCGCGCGTGCTCGATGCCGAACACCACCCCGAGGTCGCGATCGACGCAGTGACCGTGCGCGGCGCCCTGCCCACGCCAACGGTCACGGTGCGCCTCACCCTGCGCGGCGTGGCGCGCGATGTGGACGTGCCGGTAACGGTGGCGCAGAACGGCAACACACTCACCGCCACGGCCAGCTTCGATATCCGCCAGACCGACTTCGGCATCACCCCGATGTCGGTCTTCGGCGGCGCCTTGCAGGTGGCCGATGCGGTGACGGTGCGCATGCGCGTCGTGGCGACGCGCATGCCGTAG
- the msrA gene encoding peptide-methionine (S)-S-oxide reductase MsrA gives MSKPRTQTRRLALGLTLALGLSAAAHARDIQSMVVAGGCFWCVESDFESVPGVVEAVSGYTGGHTENPTYKQVTGGNTGHYEAVKISYDADVVGYQRLIHLFFRSIDPTDPGGQFCDRGSSYRTAIFVANDQQRAIAQAELDAAQKALGKPIVTPILDAKTFTVAEDYHQDYYKGGGWTLTRRGPKSQVDAYNFYRQSCGRDARVSQLWGADAPFVHHGK, from the coding sequence ATGTCGAAACCCCGTACCCAAACGCGCCGTCTGGCCCTCGGCCTGACCCTCGCCCTCGGCCTTTCCGCCGCCGCCCACGCCCGCGACATCCAGTCCATGGTGGTGGCCGGTGGCTGCTTCTGGTGTGTCGAATCCGACTTCGAGTCCGTGCCCGGCGTGGTCGAGGCCGTGTCCGGCTACACCGGTGGCCATACCGAGAACCCCACCTACAAACAGGTCACCGGTGGCAACACCGGCCACTATGAAGCGGTCAAGATCAGCTACGACGCCGACGTGGTCGGCTACCAGCGGCTCATCCACCTGTTCTTCCGCTCCATCGACCCCACAGACCCCGGCGGCCAGTTCTGCGACCGCGGCAGCAGCTACCGCACCGCCATCTTCGTCGCCAACGACCAACAGCGCGCCATCGCCCAGGCCGAACTCGATGCCGCCCAGAAAGCACTCGGTAAGCCAATCGTCACCCCGATCCTTGACGCAAAGACCTTCACCGTCGCCGAGGACTACCACCAGGACTACTACAAGGGCGGCGGCTGGACGCTCACCCGCCGCGGCCCCAAGTCACAGGTGGACGCCTACAACTTCTACCGCCAAAGCTGCGGTCGCGATGCGCGGGTGAGTCAGTTGTGGGGGGCGGATGCGCCGTTTGTGCATCACGGGAAGTAG
- a CDS encoding TonB-dependent receptor plug domain-containing protein, whose translation MKTSVSEVFLSVRDVWFRRVLPMCGVALCATAPGAGASETDAFFEDIPLVLTASRLAQSPMLAPAPVTLIDREMIEASGFTEIHDLLRLVPGFQVADWPGGSPTVANHGIGDAYDRRIKVLVDGRVVNHPIWGDTQWDNLTIRVDDIERIEVVRSANGGAYGANAFQGVVNIITRSPVTEDGYSVISRFGVDGFYDHGVRVNGPSDSPVAWRLSASTRSATTFESFVRSNGENELQEAFSRETLNLHLVSQINPQDRLSLHLGLSQGVDTRGYPEMGTRLRNFHLDPLQDGDIRNQTVHAAWTRSYSTTSELSLQYFYQGQQARRAWEIDVRAMGEGRDGIIDADRDIDVSAHNLEVQLSGQILPSVQALIGAGARHERVRSAAYFDTDAALTATYWQTFGNLTWQATDALALNLGGTYEHHDYSGKLFSPRVALNLALNPDTALRVSTGKAYRAPSLIESHGLETLRENGSIVNIGYNAAQPIDPEEMRFFEIGLVARPMKGLAVDVRVFREAYSGYLDSQSCRLPTAAVPVPSKERCSDVGVFPPADWSAVNALTYQSAKTKRFLNLGNFVAKGGEYTVDWRKQGWGRVVFSQAYITLNASDDLVDRDIELSAPQVTTSLLLMKDLPDRWRASLGYYHNDDMYWLNQGDRVPNRDRIDLRLAKRFGPPGAENEFALVMQNLGEIATEFHEGRYRHEPLIYASLRLVW comes from the coding sequence ATGAAGACGAGCGTTTCCGAAGTTTTTCTGTCTGTGCGCGACGTGTGGTTTCGCCGCGTGCTGCCGATGTGCGGTGTGGCGCTGTGTGCCACGGCGCCCGGGGCTGGCGCCAGCGAAACCGATGCCTTTTTTGAAGACATCCCGCTGGTGCTGACGGCCTCGCGGCTGGCCCAGTCGCCCATGCTCGCGCCGGCGCCGGTGACGCTGATCGACCGTGAGATGATCGAGGCCTCGGGCTTTACCGAGATCCACGACCTGCTGCGCCTGGTGCCTGGCTTCCAGGTGGCCGACTGGCCGGGCGGCTCGCCCACGGTGGCCAACCACGGCATTGGCGATGCCTACGACCGGCGCATCAAGGTGCTGGTCGACGGGCGGGTGGTCAATCACCCGATCTGGGGCGATACCCAGTGGGACAACCTCACCATCCGCGTCGACGACATCGAGCGCATCGAGGTGGTGCGCTCGGCCAATGGCGGGGCCTACGGCGCCAACGCCTTCCAGGGGGTGGTCAACATCATCACCCGCTCGCCCGTCACCGAAGATGGCTACAGCGTGATTTCCCGCTTCGGCGTAGACGGCTTCTACGACCACGGCGTGCGCGTCAATGGGCCGTCGGATTCGCCCGTGGCATGGCGGCTGTCGGCATCGACCCGCAGCGCGACGACCTTCGAGTCGTTTGTCCGCAGCAATGGCGAAAACGAGCTGCAGGAAGCGTTCTCGCGTGAGACCCTGAATCTCCATCTGGTCAGCCAGATCAACCCGCAGGACCGCCTCAGCCTGCATTTGGGGCTCAGCCAGGGCGTGGACACACGGGGTTACCCGGAGATGGGTACCCGACTGCGTAACTTCCACCTCGACCCGCTGCAGGATGGCGACATCCGCAATCAGACGGTGCACGCCGCCTGGACGCGCAGCTACAGCACCACCTCCGAGCTGTCGCTGCAGTATTTCTACCAGGGCCAGCAGGCGCGTCGGGCGTGGGAGATCGACGTGCGCGCCATGGGTGAAGGCCGCGACGGCATCATTGATGCCGACCGGGACATCGATGTCAGCGCCCACAACCTCGAAGTGCAGCTGAGCGGCCAGATCCTGCCGTCGGTGCAGGCGCTGATCGGCGCTGGCGCGCGCCACGAGCGGGTGCGCTCGGCGGCCTACTTCGACACCGATGCGGCGCTCACCGCCACCTACTGGCAGACCTTCGGCAACCTCACTTGGCAGGCCACCGACGCGCTGGCGCTGAACCTCGGCGGCACCTACGAACACCATGACTACAGCGGCAAGCTGTTCTCGCCGCGGGTGGCGCTCAACCTCGCGCTCAATCCCGATACCGCGCTGCGCGTGTCGACCGGCAAGGCCTACCGGGCGCCCTCGCTCATCGAGTCGCACGGCCTCGAAACGCTGCGCGAGAACGGCTCGATCGTGAATATCGGCTACAACGCCGCGCAGCCGATCGACCCCGAAGAGATGCGCTTCTTCGAGATTGGCCTCGTGGCCCGGCCGATGAAAGGCCTGGCGGTCGACGTGCGAGTCTTCCGCGAGGCCTACTCGGGCTACCTCGACAGCCAGAGCTGCCGCCTGCCGACGGCGGCGGTGCCGGTGCCGTCCAAGGAGCGCTGCAGCGATGTGGGCGTCTTCCCGCCGGCCGACTGGTCGGCCGTCAACGCGCTGACCTACCAGAGCGCCAAGACCAAGCGCTTCCTCAATCTGGGCAATTTTGTCGCCAAGGGCGGCGAATACACCGTCGACTGGCGCAAGCAGGGCTGGGGCCGGGTGGTGTTCTCGCAGGCCTACATCACCCTCAACGCCAGTGACGACCTGGTCGACCGCGACATCGAACTGAGCGCGCCGCAGGTGACCACCTCGCTGCTGCTCATGAAAGACCTGCCCGACCGCTGGCGTGCCAGCCTCGGCTACTACCACAACGACGACATGTACTGGCTCAACCAGGGCGACCGCGTGCCCAACCGCGACCGCATCGACCTGCGCCTGGCCAAGCGCTTTGGCCCGCCGGGGGCCGAGAACGAATTCGCCCTGGTGATGCAGAACCTGGGTGAGATCGCGACCGAGTTCCACGAAGGGCGCTACCGCCACGAACCGTTGATCTACGCCAGCCTGCGGCTGGTGTGGTGA
- a CDS encoding RtcB family protein encodes MYCTSSSTDKILSIWKSGGNHFIEVCLDEAGHVWFMLHSGSRGVGNAIGRHYIELAQADMRQHLANLPDRDLAYFTEGAQHFDDYVEAVGWAQDYARQNRELMMRHVLDAAAKVIHKPFTTDQQAVNCHHNYVQKETHFGCEVFITRKGAVSAQTGQLGIIPGSMGAQSYIVRGKGNPDSFCSCSHGAGRVMSRTAARKQFTVDDQVRATAGVECRKDAEVIDEIPMAYKDIDAVMAAQAGLVEVVYRLRQVVCVKG; translated from the coding sequence TTGTATTGCACATCGTCATCGACTGACAAAATACTGTCAATCTGGAAAAGTGGTGGCAACCACTTCATCGAGGTCTGCCTGGATGAGGCCGGCCACGTGTGGTTCATGCTCCACTCCGGCTCGCGCGGCGTCGGCAACGCCATCGGTCGCCACTACATCGAACTGGCCCAGGCCGACATGCGCCAGCACCTGGCCAACCTGCCCGACCGCGATCTGGCCTACTTCACCGAAGGCGCCCAACACTTCGACGACTACGTCGAGGCCGTCGGCTGGGCGCAGGATTACGCCCGCCAGAATCGCGAACTGATGATGCGCCACGTGCTCGACGCCGCCGCCAAAGTCATCCACAAACCCTTCACCACCGACCAGCAGGCGGTGAACTGCCACCACAATTACGTACAGAAAGAAACCCACTTCGGCTGCGAGGTCTTCATCACCCGCAAAGGCGCCGTCTCAGCGCAAACCGGCCAGCTCGGCATCATCCCCGGCTCCATGGGCGCGCAAAGCTACATCGTGCGCGGCAAAGGCAACCCCGACAGCTTCTGCTCCTGCAGCCACGGCGCCGGCCGCGTGATGAGCCGCACGGCGGCGCGCAAGCAATTCACCGTCGACGACCAGGTGCGCGCGACGGCCGGCGTCGAATGCCGAAAGGATGCGGAAGTGATTGACGAAATCCCGATGGCGTATAAGGATATCGACGCGGTGATGGCAGCGCAGGCAGGGTTGGTGGAGGTGGTGTATCGGTTGCGTCAGGTGGTTTGTGTGAAGGGGTGA
- a CDS encoding VOC family protein codes for MARMIFVNLPVTDLAAAMSFYTALGFKNNPQFTDETAACMVWSETINVMLLTHEKWRTFTQRPIPPASSSEVMLAISCDSREAVDAMNAAAAANGGTADINPKQDLGFMYNRNLADPDGHVWEAMWMDMSAMPAG; via the coding sequence ATGGCCCGGATGATCTTCGTAAATCTGCCCGTCACCGACCTTGCCGCGGCGATGAGCTTCTACACGGCACTCGGCTTCAAGAACAATCCGCAATTCACTGACGAGACCGCCGCCTGCATGGTGTGGAGTGAGACGATCAACGTCATGCTGCTCACGCACGAGAAATGGCGGACGTTCACCCAGCGCCCGATTCCGCCGGCGAGCTCAAGCGAGGTGATGCTTGCGATCTCCTGCGACAGTCGGGAGGCGGTGGACGCCATGAACGCAGCGGCGGCGGCCAACGGCGGTACGGCAGACATCAATCCGAAGCAGGATCTCGGCTTCATGTACAACCGCAATCTGGCGGACCCGGACGGTCACGTGTGGGAGGCGATGTGGATGGACATGAGCGCGATGCCGGCGGGCTAA